From a single Saimiri boliviensis isolate mSaiBol1 chromosome 7, mSaiBol1.pri, whole genome shotgun sequence genomic region:
- the MED21 gene encoding mediator of RNA polymerase II transcription subunit 21, whose protein sequence is MADRLTQLQDAVNSLADQFCNAIGVLQQCGPPASFSNIQTAINKDQPANPTEEYAQLFAALIARTAKDIDVLIDSLPSEESTAALQAASLYKLEEENHEAATCLEDVVYRGDMLLEKIQSALADIAQSQLKTRSGTHSQSLPDS, encoded by the exons ATGGCGGATCGGCTCACGCAGCTGCAGGACGCGGTGAATTCG CTTGCAGATCAGTTTTGTAATGCCATTGGGGTATTGCAGCAGTGTGGTCCTCCTGCGTCTTTTAGTAATATTCAGACAGCAATTAACAAAGACCAGCCAGCTAATCCTACAGAAG AGTATGCCCAGCTTTTTGCAGCGCTGATTGCACGAACAGCAAAAGACATTGATGTTTTGATAGATTCCCTACCCAGTGAAGAGTCTACAGCTGCTTTACAG GCTGCTAGCTTATATAAGCTAGAAGAAGAAAACCATGAAGCTGCTACATGTCTGGAAGATGTTGTTTATCGAGGAGACATGCTTCTGGAAAAGATACAAAGTGCGCTTGCTGATATTGCACAGTCACAGCTGAAGACAAGAAGTGGTACCCATAGCCAGTCTCTTCCAGACTCGTAG